From Piscinibacter gummiphilus:
GCAGCGCGGCGACAAGGTCAAGGGTCCGGTCAAGTCGATCACCGACTTCGGCGTGTTCATCGGCCTGGCACAAGGCATCGATGGCCTGGTGCACCTGTCCGACCTCTCGTGGAACGAGCCCGGCGAAGCCGCGGTCCGCAACTACAAGAAGGGCCAGGAAGTCGAAGCCATCGTGCTGGCCGTCGATGTGGAGCGCGAGCGCATCTCGCTCGGCATCAAGCAGCTCGACAGCGATCCGTTCACCAGCTACACCTCGGTCAATGACCGTGGCCAGATCGTGACCGGCAAGGTCAAGACGGTCGACGCCCGTGGCGCCGAGATCCAGCTGAACGACGACGTGACCGGCTACCTGCGTGCCTCTGAAATCAGCCGCGACCGCGTGGAAGACGCGCGCAACGTGCTGAAGGAAGGCGACGAAGTCTCCGCCCTGATCATCAACGTCGACCGCAAGACGCGTTCGATCCAGTTGTCGATCAAGGCCAAGGACAGCGCCGACCAGCAGGAAGCCATGCAGCGCCTGTCGGCCAGCAACGAGCGTGAAACCGCAGGCACCACCAGCCTCGGCGCCCTGCTCCGCGCGAAGCTCGACAACAAGGACAACGGCTGAGCCGTTCCCTGAGCTGAACCACCAACGCCGTACTTCAAGGATCTGACAGGCTTCTATGACGCGCTCCGATCTCGTTGCAAAGCTGGCCGAGCAATTCGGCCAACTGACCCACCGTGACACGGAGTTCGCCGTCAAGACCATCCTGGATGCGATGTCCGATGCGCTTGCGCGCGGGCACCGCATCGAGATCCGCGGGTTCGGCAGCTTCTCGATCAACCGCCGGCCGCCGCGCGTGGGCCGCAACCCGCGCTCCGGCGAGCAGGTGGTGATCCCCGAGAAGCTGGTGCCGCATTTCAAACCGGGCAAGGCGCTTCGCGAAGCTGTCGACGCCCGTGGCGACGCATTGGAAGCTGCTGCGGCCGCGCAGGCTGCAGCGGCTGCCTCCGCCGAGCCAAGCTCCTGACCTCTCTGCCCGCCATCCGACATTCGCCGGCCTAGAATCCCAGGCCCCGGAGTCGTGATGCGCATCTTCATCTGGCTCGTTCGAGCCGCCCTCTTCTTCGTCCTGCTCGCCTTCGCGCTGAACAACCAGCACGAGGCCAGCCTCAAATGGTTCTTCGGCCACGAGTGGCGAACGCCCATGGTGTTCGTCGTGCTCGCGGCTTTCACGCTCGGCTGCGTGTTCGGCGTGTTGGCGATGGTGCCGAGCTGGTGGCGGGCACGGCAGGCCGTCCTGCGCCAGAAGACCGACGAGGGCGCACCGGGCACTGGCATCGATTCGCGCCACACCGACCCGGCCTTGCCCTCCGACGCACGACTGCTCCAGCATGAACTTTGACCTCCAGTGGCTGCTGCTAGGCCTGCCGATCGCGTTCGCGCTGGGCTGGCTCGGCTCACGCCTCGACCTGCGGCAGTGGAAGCGCGAGCAGCACGATTCGCCCAAGGCCTATTTCAAAGGCCTGAACCTGCTGCTCAACGAACAGCAGGACAAGGCCATCGACGCCTTCATCGAGGCCGTCCAGCACGACCCCGACACGTCTGACCTGCACTTCGCGCTCGGCAACCTGTTTCGCCGCCGCGGTGAATACGAACGCGCCGTGCGCGTGCACCAGCACCTGGTGAGCCGCGCCGATTTGCCCAAGGCCGAGCGCGACCGCGCGCAGCATGCCCTCGCACAAGACTTCATGAAGGCCGGCCTCTTCGATCGCGCCGAAGAGGCCTACCAGGCGCTCGAAGGCACGGCCTTCGCCACCGAAGCCCAACTCGCACTGCTCACGCTTCACGAGCGCTCACGCGACTGGCGTGCCGCGGTCGAGGTCGC
This genomic window contains:
- a CDS encoding integration host factor subunit beta; the protein is MTRSDLVAKLAEQFGQLTHRDTEFAVKTILDAMSDALARGHRIEIRGFGSFSINRRPPRVGRNPRSGEQVVIPEKLVPHFKPGKALREAVDARGDALEAAAAAQAAAAASAEPSS
- a CDS encoding lipopolysaccharide assembly LapA domain-containing protein; translated protein: MRIFIWLVRAALFFVLLAFALNNQHEASLKWFFGHEWRTPMVFVVLAAFTLGCVFGVLAMVPSWWRARQAVLRQKTDEGAPGTGIDSRHTDPALPSDARLLQHEL